A region from the Geobacter benzoatilyticus genome encodes:
- a CDS encoding UbiD family decarboxylase — translation MGYRNLKDCVSDLEARGDLIRIAVETDPNLEIGAIQRRVYQAGGPALLFTRVKGCRFPMLGNLFGTMARTGFIFRDTLDDIRRLVDLKINPTAFLKNPKEYAGAPLSALRLLPRRVSRGPILDYRTTISELPQLKSWPMDGGSFVTLPQVYSEQPGRPGFRFSNLGMYRVQLAGNDYRLNEEVGVHYQIHRGIGVHHAEAIERGEPLRVNIFVGGAPSMTVAAVMPLPEGLPELSFAGLLGGHRLPMVCRKGELPMPAEADFVITGTIDPSKTLPEGPFGDHLGYYSLAHHFPVLRVENVWHRDGAIWPFTSVGRPPQEDTTFGAFIHELTGALIPEVLPGVKGVHAVDAAGVHPLLLAVGSERYVPYEAERVPRELLTIASAILGNGQLSLAKYLFIAPHEDNPPDIHNIAEFLAFILERADWRRDLHFHTRTTIDTLDYSGSGLNEGSKVIVAAAGPKRRQLPTEVPAGLRLPDGFTSPQVCLPGVLAVTGPAFPGYGDHGAPDLERFCASFAPDDPINRFPLVAIVDDSPFTARTLNNFLWVTFTRSNPAADIGGIGASVRCKHWGCDGALVIDARVKPHHAPPLEDVPEIERRVDALGAPGGPLHGII, via the coding sequence ATGGGCTATCGCAACCTGAAGGACTGTGTCTCTGACCTTGAAGCGCGCGGCGACCTGATTCGAATTGCCGTTGAGACCGACCCGAACCTGGAGATCGGTGCCATCCAGCGGCGTGTCTATCAAGCCGGAGGGCCGGCGCTCCTCTTTACCCGGGTAAAGGGGTGCCGTTTTCCCATGCTCGGCAACCTCTTCGGCACCATGGCGCGAACCGGGTTCATCTTTCGCGATACCCTCGACGACATCCGCCGCCTCGTTGACCTGAAAATAAACCCCACCGCTTTCCTGAAAAATCCAAAAGAATACGCAGGTGCACCCCTGTCCGCCCTGAGGCTCCTCCCCCGCAGGGTTTCACGGGGGCCGATCCTCGACTACCGCACGACCATTTCCGAGCTGCCCCAGCTGAAATCGTGGCCCATGGATGGCGGCTCCTTCGTGACGCTGCCCCAGGTCTACTCCGAGCAGCCAGGCCGTCCCGGCTTCCGTTTCTCAAACCTGGGGATGTACCGGGTGCAGCTGGCCGGCAACGACTACCGGCTCAACGAAGAAGTTGGCGTCCACTACCAGATCCACCGGGGGATTGGCGTTCACCACGCCGAGGCCATCGAGCGGGGGGAGCCCCTGCGGGTGAATATTTTTGTGGGGGGGGCACCCTCCATGACTGTTGCCGCCGTGATGCCGCTTCCCGAAGGGCTCCCCGAGCTTTCCTTCGCCGGGCTCCTCGGCGGGCATCGCCTGCCGATGGTCTGCCGAAAGGGCGAGCTTCCCATGCCTGCCGAGGCCGACTTCGTCATCACCGGCACCATCGACCCGTCGAAGACCCTCCCCGAAGGCCCCTTCGGCGATCACCTGGGGTACTACAGCCTGGCCCACCACTTCCCGGTGCTCCGGGTGGAGAACGTCTGGCACCGCGACGGCGCCATCTGGCCCTTCACCTCCGTGGGGCGCCCACCCCAGGAGGACACCACCTTCGGCGCCTTTATCCACGAACTGACCGGCGCCCTCATCCCCGAGGTGCTTCCCGGCGTGAAGGGGGTCCATGCGGTGGACGCCGCGGGGGTCCATCCGCTGCTCCTTGCCGTGGGGAGCGAGCGCTACGTCCCCTACGAGGCCGAGCGGGTGCCGCGGGAGCTCCTCACCATCGCCAGCGCCATCCTGGGCAACGGCCAGCTGTCGCTGGCCAAGTACCTCTTCATCGCTCCCCATGAGGACAATCCGCCGGACATCCATAACATCGCCGAGTTCCTCGCCTTTATTCTGGAGCGGGCCGACTGGCGGCGCGATCTCCACTTCCACACCCGCACCACCATCGACACCCTCGATTACTCGGGGAGCGGCCTCAACGAAGGGTCCAAGGTGATTGTGGCGGCCGCCGGGCCGAAGCGGCGCCAACTCCCCACGGAGGTGCCTGCTGGGCTGCGGCTGCCGGATGGCTTTACCTCCCCTCAGGTCTGCCTCCCCGGCGTCCTGGCCGTCACCGGCCCGGCTTTTCCCGGCTATGGCGACCACGGCGCCCCGGACCTGGAGCGTTTTTGCGCCTCTTTTGCCCCAGATGATCCCATCAATCGCTTTCCCCTGGTGGCAATCGTGGATGACAGCCCCTTCACCGCCCGTACCCTCAACAACTTCCTCTGGGTCACCTTTACCCGCTCCAATCCTGCCGCCGACATTGGCGGCATCGGCGCGTCGGTGCGTTGCAAGCATTGGGGGTGCGACGGCGCCCTCGTCATCGATGCCAGGGTGAAGCCACACCATGCCCCACCCCTGGAGGATGTGCCGGAGATAGAGCGCCGGGTCGATGCGCTTGGCGCGCCGGGCGGGCCGCTGCATGGGATTATTTGA
- a CDS encoding DEAD/DEAH box helicase, whose translation MRGSKKWVPVKKSAARAAPPSPAAGGGEEKVLAALRELPAGMIYTLGTKLTALRGLALAMEKRVRGIDWSPDRSTLFAEVVEGGRIHEVRLEASGGFLTISCGCPVWRPTGHCPHVVAALAVLKKALVHQAIASLRLDSDYLAEVTGWLSGAETPQPSAPLLPRLVVERGANGIQTRIWIGEKPVSIHDQNLSRPVRDFLWTILNPRESGFIIERYRDAFGVDAPIALRQEGGEIPLRFDRSRVRGTMTLLENDGDRVIARKALENGQPIPDACFASYRYYFNIPAGTIEIIDSFDGWEAWNNLNYDVAEWSLDTGIPVERNSRTICLPIEAFNAIGLTVTGDKQQDILPAIRFFSARGVTEPEPVAYRYRLRVTGMETGTALVLAEGLHGDSTIPLSAAAFRYFTARGRASASVPLRTKKRSSTVIAACFATLECSTRVELDRTIRTSLAGDDFLKRSVKGEAKRIIGAFAAACAGREATLLAAGGSWAIAMTDPRVEARLLEIPYRLFGAEIFGSSDIAGAMLVPRDALFRHLPELHRSLSAAGFSLAIQDRPVEAVSLDVTLDATRSSLDWFELRPEIRYGVDELSEQEVAEALASGGIFRRGDSFLLINEESSRILAMLYPEGGAKKRIKSEIVRIPRLQILDWLVLRRHGVAIRLSPEDERLFASLATFEQIPPSPFPERLQATLRPYQEDAFHWLAFLYAHRFGACLADDMGLGKTVQAISLLAALHEGTVPSRVSGPCPHLIVVPPSLLFNWESELARFYPEFTVLTYRGTGRSADFTGVDIVLTSYGIIPRDIDILADIPFHCIVFDEAQAVKNIHADTTGACRRLRGAFTLCLTGTPVENHLGEYFSVMDLAVPGLLGHYEEFRRHAYGDSSPFLETLIRRTRPFVLRRSKQMIAAELPPKIETDVHLELSPRQKALYTRTVEEVRETVADAWRSKSPGQARIIALTAILRLRQLCLSPSLLIPGSKEPSPKVEFLLEQLEELFDEGHSVLVFSQFTSFLDIVEAELVRRGLRHQRLDGSTPVPERKKLVTAFQKGAEPSVFLLSLKAGGKGLNLTRATYVFHLDPWWNPAVENQASDRAHRIGQTRQVTITRLIMRHTIEEKMMELKKRKLKLYHALLEESTTGEGTGISREDFEYLLG comes from the coding sequence GTGAGAGGCAGTAAGAAGTGGGTTCCCGTTAAAAAGAGTGCGGCAAGGGCAGCGCCGCCGTCACCCGCAGCCGGGGGAGGGGAGGAGAAGGTTCTGGCCGCCCTGCGCGAGTTGCCCGCGGGGATGATCTATACCCTGGGGACCAAGCTCACGGCCCTGCGGGGGCTGGCCCTGGCCATGGAAAAACGGGTGAGGGGGATCGACTGGAGTCCCGACCGTTCCACGCTCTTTGCCGAGGTGGTGGAGGGAGGCCGCATCCACGAAGTGCGCCTAGAGGCCAGCGGCGGCTTTCTCACCATTTCCTGCGGCTGTCCCGTCTGGCGACCCACCGGTCACTGCCCCCACGTTGTGGCCGCCCTGGCGGTCCTGAAAAAGGCCCTGGTGCATCAGGCCATTGCCAGCCTTCGGCTCGACAGCGATTACCTGGCCGAGGTGACCGGCTGGCTCTCGGGTGCCGAGACCCCGCAACCGTCAGCCCCCCTCTTGCCGCGCCTTGTGGTGGAGCGGGGCGCCAACGGCATCCAGACGCGGATCTGGATCGGGGAAAAACCGGTATCCATCCACGATCAGAACCTTTCCCGCCCGGTTCGGGATTTCCTCTGGACGATCCTCAATCCCCGGGAGAGCGGCTTCATCATCGAACGCTACCGGGATGCCTTCGGTGTAGATGCTCCCATTGCCCTGCGGCAGGAGGGGGGTGAAATCCCCCTGCGGTTCGACCGGAGCCGCGTCCGCGGAACCATGACTCTGCTGGAGAATGACGGCGACAGGGTTATCGCCCGCAAGGCGCTGGAAAACGGGCAGCCCATTCCCGACGCCTGTTTCGCCTCGTACCGGTACTATTTCAACATCCCAGCCGGGACCATAGAAATCATCGATTCCTTCGACGGGTGGGAAGCCTGGAACAATCTCAACTACGACGTGGCGGAATGGAGTCTTGATACCGGCATTCCCGTGGAACGGAATAGCCGCACCATCTGTCTCCCCATTGAGGCCTTTAACGCCATAGGTTTGACCGTCACCGGGGATAAGCAGCAGGACATCCTGCCGGCAATCCGCTTCTTCTCTGCACGCGGCGTTACCGAACCAGAGCCGGTTGCCTATCGTTACCGCCTTCGGGTGACCGGGATGGAAACCGGCACCGCCCTTGTGCTGGCCGAAGGGCTCCACGGGGATTCGACAATACCTCTTTCCGCCGCCGCATTCCGCTACTTCACCGCCCGGGGGAGGGCTTCGGCCTCGGTTCCCCTGAGGACCAAGAAGCGGAGCAGCACGGTTATCGCCGCCTGCTTCGCCACCCTTGAATGCAGCACCAGGGTCGAACTGGACCGCACCATCCGCACCTCCCTTGCCGGCGATGATTTCCTGAAGCGCAGCGTCAAGGGGGAGGCCAAGCGGATCATCGGTGCCTTTGCCGCCGCCTGCGCCGGCCGCGAAGCGACCCTGCTGGCTGCCGGCGGTTCCTGGGCCATTGCCATGACCGATCCGCGGGTCGAGGCGAGACTCCTGGAGATTCCTTATCGGCTGTTCGGGGCCGAGATTTTCGGGTCATCGGACATTGCCGGTGCCATGCTCGTCCCCCGCGATGCCCTCTTCAGGCATCTTCCCGAGCTCCATCGTTCGCTTTCCGCTGCCGGTTTTTCCCTTGCCATCCAGGACCGTCCCGTTGAGGCGGTCAGTCTCGACGTCACCCTCGACGCTACCCGCTCAAGCCTGGATTGGTTTGAACTCCGCCCCGAAATCCGTTATGGCGTTGACGAGCTCTCCGAGCAGGAGGTCGCCGAGGCCCTGGCCAGCGGCGGCATCTTCCGGCGGGGCGACTCATTCCTCCTCATCAACGAGGAATCTTCCCGCATCCTGGCCATGCTCTATCCCGAGGGAGGAGCGAAAAAGCGCATAAAGTCAGAGATTGTCCGCATTCCCCGGCTTCAGATTCTCGACTGGCTCGTGCTGCGGCGCCACGGTGTCGCAATACGCCTTTCTCCCGAGGATGAACGGCTTTTCGCCAGCCTGGCCACCTTTGAGCAGATACCGCCATCCCCGTTTCCCGAAAGACTCCAGGCCACCCTTCGCCCCTACCAGGAAGATGCCTTTCACTGGCTGGCCTTTCTCTATGCCCATCGCTTCGGGGCCTGCCTTGCCGACGACATGGGGCTCGGCAAGACCGTCCAGGCAATCAGCCTGCTGGCGGCCCTCCACGAGGGAACGGTCCCTTCCCGGGTATCCGGACCGTGTCCCCATCTCATTGTCGTGCCGCCGAGTCTCCTCTTCAACTGGGAAAGCGAGCTGGCACGTTTCTACCCGGAATTCACCGTCCTCACCTACCGGGGCACCGGCCGCAGCGCCGACTTCACCGGAGTCGACATCGTCCTCACCAGCTACGGCATAATCCCCCGCGACATCGATATCCTCGCCGACATCCCGTTCCACTGCATAGTCTTCGATGAGGCCCAGGCCGTGAAAAACATCCATGCCGACACCACCGGCGCCTGCCGCAGGCTCCGGGGCGCCTTCACCCTCTGCCTCACCGGCACCCCGGTGGAGAACCATCTGGGAGAATACTTTTCAGTCATGGACCTGGCAGTGCCCGGGCTCCTGGGGCACTACGAGGAATTTCGCCGCCATGCTTACGGCGACTCATCACCGTTCCTCGAAACCCTCATCCGGCGCACGAGGCCCTTTGTCCTTCGCCGCTCCAAGCAGATGATCGCCGCAGAGCTTCCACCCAAAATCGAAACCGACGTCCACCTGGAGTTGAGCCCCCGGCAAAAGGCCCTCTACACCCGCACTGTGGAAGAGGTGCGTGAAACCGTGGCCGACGCCTGGCGCAGCAAATCCCCCGGCCAGGCGCGGATCATCGCCCTCACCGCCATCCTGCGGCTGCGCCAGCTCTGCCTCTCCCCGTCACTTCTCATTCCCGGCTCGAAAGAGCCGTCCCCCAAGGTGGAGTTCCTCCTGGAGCAGCTGGAAGAGCTCTTCGACGAAGGGCACAGCGTCCTTGTCTTCTCCCAGTTCACATCCTTCCTCGACATAGTCGAAGCCGAGCTTGTGCGCCGTGGGCTTCGCCACCAGCGCCTCGACGGCTCCACCCCCGTCCCCGAGCGAAAAAAACTCGTCACCGCCTTCCAGAAGGGTGCCGAACCCTCCGTATTTCTCCTCTCCCTCAAGGCCGGCGGCAAGGGGCTCAACCTCACCCGCGCCACCTACGTCTTCCACCTCGATCCCTGGTGGAATCCCGCCGTGGAAAATCAAGCATCCGACAGGGCCCACCGCATCGGCCAGACCCGCCAGGTCACCATCACCCGCCTCATCATGCGCCACACCATCGAAGAAAAGATGATGGAACTGAAAAAGCGCAAGCTCAAGCTCTACCATGCCCTGCTCGAAGAGAGCACCACCGGCGAAGGAACCGGGATCAGCCGGGAGGATTTCGAGTATTTGCTGGGGTAG
- a CDS encoding PolC-type DNA polymerase III, with translation MKIFGAHRCIVVDVETTGLSPGYGDRVIEVGAVALEGDGIVSEFSSLIRVEKNIPRHVSRIHGITNDMLIGQPLPDAVYPALRDFIGDALLVAHNVRFDLAFLRHEFGRLGLVLANQSACTLELARRRLPELPDHRLETVYRHLFGALPAAVRCHRALDDARLTALVWGELGRRS, from the coding sequence ATGAAGATATTCGGTGCTCATCGATGTATCGTGGTTGACGTGGAAACCACCGGTCTTTCGCCCGGCTATGGCGACCGGGTTATAGAGGTAGGTGCCGTGGCTCTGGAAGGTGACGGGATCGTCTCCGAGTTTAGCAGCCTGATTCGGGTTGAGAAGAATATTCCGCGGCACGTATCGAGAATCCACGGCATCACCAACGACATGCTCATCGGTCAGCCACTCCCAGATGCGGTTTATCCTGCGTTAAGGGACTTCATCGGTGACGCTCTGCTCGTTGCCCATAACGTGCGGTTCGACCTGGCATTTCTGCGGCATGAATTTGGACGCCTGGGATTGGTGCTCGCCAACCAATCCGCTTGCACCCTGGAGCTGGCCCGGCGCAGGCTTCCGGAGTTGCCCGACCACCGCCTGGAGACGGTTTATCGGCACCTGTTCGGAGCTTTGCCCGCCGCCGTCAGGTGCCACCGGGCGCTTGACGATGCGCGGCTTACGGCGCTGGTGTGGGGGGAGTTGGGGCGGAGATCATAA
- the cas3 gene encoding CRISPR-associated helicase/endonuclease Cas3, producing the protein MKDIVSGYFRYWGKAEKSCGCYHLLPYHCLDVTAVAAVWWDASPTIRRSFSCNASCSALQIRAWLLFFVALHDYGKFDMRFQLKVREAWEKLHPLAGQGASLPPQYDVNQYRHGESGLFWFKKDFFAFNGCETTADSLFIEDEPLHWSNWKTWVEAVTGHHGHVKQAEFASDASLPVSVDGRFAENDQTARKEWLKALEQLFLRPAGLSLDDAPPPPSPLLAGFCSVSDWLASRCDDTNFSFHQSPLSISDYFIQKISQDAPAILAFSGLNGTAKSYGGISDLLPAAVTPRPLQTKVEQLPLQDGLTIIEAPTGSGKTEAALAHAWRLLAAGQADSIIFALPTQATANAMLGRLESLAEHLFADSPNILLAHGNARFNRTFTDLKRRGHSDAVDPDGWTQCGEWLAESRKRVFFGQIGVCTIDQVLISVLPVKHRFVRGLGVGRSVLIVDEVHAYDAYMYGLLEEVLRQQRQCGGSVILLSATLPATLKQQLTEAWGDKRTECNPSAAYPLLTWIGNVDFPSISLTRHEMPKPVTVEIEALRLEGMEPDQTLLARIVRAAESGAQVAVICNMVNDAQRIAAALREMTSAPVGLFHARYRFKDRQIRENEVIDCFGPSGKRERGRILVATQVVEQSLDLDFDWLVTPLCPVDLLFQRMGRLHRHLRASRPAGYDKPVCTVLLPCECNYGYTGKIYADTRVLWRTEQLLTSASAGQVTFPAAYREWIESVYSGDPWGNEPESVVTGHEKFEVELEVKRYKAMDMVRRAFEVTPFSDSDENVTAVTRDDEMGLTVIPVIDSPNGRRFLDGGLLGDLDEFRRAEELSLNSINIPARWSGWLKALCEIDDERRYWLTMTEKGEGCYVREGDKVTFRYHRDTGLERVK; encoded by the coding sequence ATGAAAGACATAGTCTCAGGATATTTTCGGTATTGGGGAAAGGCGGAAAAGAGTTGTGGCTGCTACCATCTCTTGCCTTACCATTGCCTCGACGTCACGGCTGTGGCTGCCGTCTGGTGGGATGCGAGCCCGACTATCCGGCGCAGCTTCTCCTGTAACGCGAGCTGTTCTGCACTGCAGATCCGCGCTTGGCTGCTCTTCTTTGTCGCCTTGCACGATTACGGCAAATTCGATATGCGCTTCCAACTGAAGGTCAGGGAGGCGTGGGAGAAGCTGCATCCGTTGGCTGGTCAGGGGGCAAGCCTGCCTCCGCAATATGACGTCAACCAATACCGGCACGGCGAGAGTGGCCTCTTCTGGTTCAAGAAAGATTTTTTTGCCTTCAATGGATGTGAAACCACTGCTGATTCACTTTTTATCGAAGATGAACCGCTCCACTGGTCGAACTGGAAAACGTGGGTCGAAGCGGTGACCGGTCATCATGGACATGTGAAGCAGGCGGAATTTGCAAGTGATGCGTCTCTTCCGGTTTCGGTTGATGGCAGATTCGCCGAGAACGATCAAACAGCCCGGAAAGAGTGGCTAAAAGCATTGGAGCAACTTTTTCTGAGACCGGCCGGTCTTTCCCTCGATGATGCCCCGCCTCCTCCATCGCCGCTACTGGCAGGATTCTGTTCCGTGTCAGACTGGCTGGCTTCCCGCTGCGACGACACCAATTTCTCCTTCCATCAGTCACCTCTGTCAATCTCGGACTATTTCATACAAAAAATCTCACAGGATGCTCCTGCCATACTTGCTTTCTCCGGGCTTAACGGCACAGCCAAGAGCTACGGCGGCATTTCCGACCTTCTCCCTGCAGCCGTAACGCCTCGTCCGCTGCAAACAAAGGTCGAGCAGTTGCCGCTTCAAGACGGATTGACCATCATTGAAGCCCCGACCGGATCGGGCAAGACCGAAGCAGCCCTTGCCCATGCCTGGCGGTTGCTGGCTGCCGGGCAAGCCGACTCGATCATCTTCGCGCTCCCCACGCAAGCCACTGCTAACGCCATGCTGGGCCGTCTGGAGTCGCTGGCCGAACATTTGTTTGCCGATAGTCCGAACATCTTGCTGGCCCATGGCAATGCCCGGTTCAACCGGACTTTCACGGACCTCAAGCGCAGAGGGCATAGCGACGCTGTCGACCCGGACGGCTGGACACAATGTGGGGAATGGCTGGCGGAGAGTCGCAAGCGGGTCTTTTTCGGACAGATCGGAGTCTGCACCATCGATCAGGTCCTGATTTCCGTATTGCCGGTCAAACATCGCTTCGTGCGTGGACTTGGGGTGGGACGAAGCGTGCTGATTGTGGATGAGGTGCATGCCTACGACGCCTACATGTACGGCCTGCTTGAAGAAGTCTTGCGTCAGCAGCGCCAGTGCGGCGGCTCGGTCATCCTGCTATCGGCTACTCTGCCCGCAACGCTGAAACAACAACTCACAGAGGCCTGGGGTGACAAACGCACCGAATGCAACCCATCGGCAGCCTATCCGTTGTTGACTTGGATCGGAAATGTGGATTTCCCGTCTATTTCGTTGACTCGCCATGAAATGCCAAAACCGGTCACGGTTGAAATTGAAGCCCTGCGACTTGAAGGAATGGAACCAGACCAGACCTTGCTCGCTCGCATTGTCAGGGCTGCAGAGAGCGGTGCGCAGGTTGCAGTGATCTGCAATATGGTCAACGATGCCCAGAGAATCGCCGCTGCCCTGAGAGAGATGACATCCGCTCCTGTCGGCCTCTTTCATGCGCGTTACCGCTTCAAGGACCGGCAAATCAGAGAAAACGAGGTCATCGACTGTTTCGGCCCCAGCGGCAAACGCGAACGGGGACGCATTCTGGTTGCCACTCAAGTTGTCGAGCAATCTCTCGATCTGGATTTCGATTGGTTGGTCACCCCGTTGTGCCCGGTCGACCTCCTCTTTCAGCGCATGGGGAGACTGCATCGTCATTTACGTGCATCGCGACCTGCTGGGTACGATAAACCAGTCTGCACCGTCCTTCTCCCGTGCGAATGCAATTACGGCTACACCGGGAAAATCTACGCAGATACCCGCGTGCTCTGGCGCACCGAGCAATTGTTGACTTCCGCATCCGCCGGTCAGGTTACGTTCCCGGCTGCCTATCGGGAATGGATCGAGAGTGTCTATTCCGGAGATCCGTGGGGGAACGAGCCAGAATCAGTTGTTACGGGCCATGAGAAGTTTGAAGTGGAGTTGGAGGTCAAACGTTACAAGGCAATGGACATGGTTAGGAGGGCGTTTGAAGTGACTCCATTTTCGGATTCAGATGAAAATGTCACCGCCGTTACCCGTGACGATGAAATGGGGCTGACGGTGATCCCGGTCATCGATTCGCCGAACGGGCGGCGCTTCCTCGATGGTGGATTGCTTGGCGATCTGGATGAATTCCGCAGGGCTGAAGAGTTGTCTCTCAACAGCATCAATATCCCTGCGCGTTGGAGTGGTTGGCTGAAAGCGTTGTGCGAAATTGACGACGAAAGACGATACTGGCTCACCATGACGGAAAAAGGAGAGGGGTGCTATGTGCGTGAAGGAGACAAGGTTACTTTCAGGTATCATCGCGATACCGGACTGGAGAGGGTGAAATGA
- the casA gene encoding type I-E CRISPR-associated protein Cse1/CasA — protein MNLLTDAWIPVRPLAAGAVCKLTLRQLLCEDGRWELCLPRDDMELAALQLLICMTQVFFPPQNTAALKQRIVAPLLVDEFESGSNPYSEWFRLDHPDFPFMQVRNVSAKDPTPMDKLLAGLTGATNSCFVNEPGLGACLCGGCAAIALFNQSSNAPSFGGGFKGSLRGGAPVTTLVQGEHLRQTVWLNVLSEERLTQIVPWHHATRCQQPTWVAPIKAGETIPSQTIGMLRGLFWQPGHLELMLPQGEQTCICCGFVEKQVYTGFNKAKFNYTIDGLWPHPHGPRISSVKKGEREEKFVSFTTAAPAWTQLSRFVVQRQTTNSKEEGQEPAAVVRQAQGLLNKLRLTVGGYRNNQASILERRHELIFLNDGWSGHTEVVHALVGQAVGYRDALNKALFVFSSGFKEIKGAGVKVHELAKEQFYRRSEDTVLDTLARIDFEQAAPALLAMGDELHGIVVGLFNESVAPYRNDPELIRTTAVARKTLYKHLNALKPQRDERRDDGTNA, from the coding sequence ATGAATCTGTTGACCGATGCATGGATACCTGTGCGGCCATTAGCGGCCGGAGCGGTATGCAAGCTCACGTTGCGGCAACTGTTGTGTGAGGACGGTCGCTGGGAGCTGTGTCTGCCGCGCGACGACATGGAACTGGCGGCCCTGCAATTGCTGATCTGCATGACGCAGGTATTCTTTCCGCCGCAGAATACTGCCGCGTTGAAACAGCGGATCGTCGCTCCGCTGTTGGTGGATGAGTTCGAGAGCGGCAGCAACCCTTATAGTGAGTGGTTCCGGCTCGACCATCCCGACTTTCCGTTCATGCAGGTGCGCAACGTCAGCGCCAAGGACCCGACCCCAATGGATAAGTTGCTGGCGGGACTGACGGGAGCGACAAACAGTTGCTTTGTGAACGAACCGGGGCTGGGCGCCTGTTTGTGCGGTGGCTGCGCGGCCATCGCCCTGTTCAACCAGTCATCCAACGCACCGAGTTTCGGTGGCGGATTCAAGGGGAGTCTGCGCGGTGGAGCGCCGGTGACAACTTTGGTGCAAGGTGAACATTTGAGGCAAACCGTCTGGCTCAATGTCTTGAGTGAGGAGCGTCTGACGCAGATTGTTCCGTGGCATCATGCAACACGCTGTCAGCAACCGACCTGGGTTGCACCGATCAAGGCGGGTGAGACGATTCCATCGCAGACCATCGGCATGCTGCGTGGGCTCTTCTGGCAGCCGGGACACCTTGAACTGATGCTGCCGCAAGGAGAGCAAACCTGCATCTGTTGCGGTTTTGTCGAGAAGCAGGTTTATACGGGGTTCAATAAGGCAAAGTTCAACTACACCATCGACGGACTCTGGCCTCACCCCCACGGCCCCCGTATCAGTTCGGTGAAGAAGGGAGAGCGGGAAGAAAAATTTGTCTCCTTTACCACCGCAGCCCCGGCTTGGACCCAGTTGAGCCGGTTTGTCGTGCAGCGGCAAACGACCAACAGTAAAGAGGAAGGGCAGGAACCGGCCGCGGTGGTGCGGCAGGCGCAGGGACTACTTAATAAGTTACGCTTGACAGTCGGCGGCTACCGCAACAATCAGGCATCGATTCTTGAACGGCGCCACGAACTGATTTTTCTCAATGACGGCTGGAGCGGGCATACAGAGGTGGTGCATGCGCTGGTCGGACAGGCGGTCGGGTATCGCGATGCACTGAATAAGGCGCTTTTTGTATTTTCCTCGGGCTTCAAAGAGATCAAGGGAGCCGGTGTTAAGGTTCATGAATTGGCTAAGGAGCAATTCTACCGCCGTAGTGAAGATACGGTTCTCGATACCTTGGCACGCATCGACTTTGAACAAGCAGCTCCGGCATTGTTGGCAATGGGGGATGAGCTTCATGGTATTGTCGTTGGGCTTTTTAATGAATCGGTCGCACCCTACCGCAACGATCCGGAATTAATTCGTACCACAGCCGTGGCGCGTAAGACACTGTACAAGCATTTAAATGCACTCAAACCACAACGGGATGAAAGGAGGGACGATGGAACGAACGCATGA
- the casB gene encoding type I-E CRISPR-associated protein Cse2/CasB, with amino-acid sequence MERTHDFMGLYQAWERLAPGPRAELRRVERPDDLLEVPAFYRLFSGRGTTEWEKGAYQRLIFCLPCIKHSGENISLGRALAKGRGVGEKRLFQVVRSSEPNDMIQFRRILRMAEPTVNWDLAARQLWYWNDRSKRDLLEDYFLNHSN; translated from the coding sequence ATGGAACGAACGCATGATTTCATGGGCCTCTATCAGGCATGGGAGCGGCTGGCTCCGGGCCCTAGAGCCGAGTTGCGCCGAGTCGAACGCCCGGATGATCTGCTGGAAGTACCGGCTTTTTATCGGCTTTTCAGCGGTCGGGGAACCACGGAGTGGGAAAAGGGAGCCTACCAGAGACTGATCTTCTGTCTGCCGTGCATCAAGCACAGCGGTGAGAATATTAGTCTTGGCAGGGCGTTGGCCAAGGGGAGGGGAGTTGGCGAAAAACGTCTTTTTCAAGTTGTGCGCAGCAGCGAGCCCAACGACATGATCCAGTTCCGCCGGATTTTGCGTATGGCCGAACCGACCGTGAACTGGGATCTGGCGGCGCGACAACTCTGGTACTGGAATGACCGGAGCAAGCGCGACCTGCTCGAAGATTACTTCCTCAATCACTCGAACTGA